The nucleotide sequence TTACGGACACTTCTCCCCTGCTTATTAAAGAAAATTCAGCTCGGCAAAGAAGGATTAGTCCATAGAAATTCTTCATTCTAGATTCCTTTTGTATTTTTAGCATAACTACCAAAAATAATAGTCATTTAATATGTTTAGACTAAAGAAGGCATTTGTTTTTACCATCATCCTATTATCCACATGGACCAACAACTCTCTCAAGGCCCAAGGCTCATATGATCTTATCAGTTTAAGATCAAAAAAGTTTCTGGGAAAATTCAGCATTGTGCCTGGAAGCGCCCAAAAACTTACCGATAGGCCTGGATATGATAACCAACCCTATTTTATCAATAATGAGCAAGTGGCTTTTTCATCTGTTTCAGATGAAGGAGTGAGCGATATCATCCTTTTTAGTTTCGATAAAGACAGTTTTACCAATATGACCCGAACGGACACAAAAAGTGAATTCTCACCAAAACTTACTGATTGTGGCCAATATATCTCTGCAGTTACGGTGGAAGAAGACAGCAGCCAAAGGCTTTGGCTTTACCCTATCAATTTTGGGGAGCCAGAACTACTTTACGATGATATCGCACCAGTGGCTTATTACACTTGGTACAACAATATAGCGGCAATGTCTGTGCTAGGCGAACCCAATAAATTACTTTACCCGCTCAGCCGAGACAATATACTGTCCTTAGCAGAAAACACCGGCAGAAGTATCCAGAAAAGACCCAACACGAGCGAAATCACTTATATCGATAAAAGTGCCAGTGTGGTCCTGAATGGAAAATCCACTTTTGAGATCAAATCCTTTGACATCGAAGAAAAGAGTAGCGAAAATTATGGTACCGCATTGGCTGATAGCGAAGATTTTATTTGGATTGACAAAAACATGATGCTTATGGCGCGAGGCCAAGACTTGTTTATCAAAAACGTAAACAAAAGCCAAGACTGGGAAAAAATCGCCCAAGTTAGTCTCCCCGGCTATGGTGCCATCTCCAGATTGGCCATCAGCCCAAAGGGAGATAAATTGGTACTGGTCATGGAAAGACTGGACTAAAATCACCCCTAAATTCACAGAAGTTATTTTGGACATATTGGAATACTCAAATATCCGGGCTTTCCTTTAATTCTAAAGCGGCAAAACCTATATTTGCAGCTCGTTTAGATTAATAGAAGCAAAATATAAATATGAACAACTTTATAGAAGAATTGCGTTGGAGGGGCATGGTCCAGGACATGACGCCAGAATTGGAAGAGCACTTGAATAAAGGCATCACCTCTGCCTATCTAGGCTTTGACCCAACAGCTGATTCTTTGCACATTGGACATATGGTAGGTGTAATGACCCTATTACACTTTCAGCGTTCCGGACATAAACCTATAGCCCTTGTCGGTGGTGCCACAGGTATGATCGGTGATCCTTCTTTCAAATCAGCTGAAAGAAATCTTTTAGACAAAGAAACCCTTGATCATAATATTTCCTCGATCAAAAAGCAATTGGGTAAATTTCTGAATTTTGAAGAAGAGAGGGAAAATAAGGCAGAACTGGTCAATAACCATGACTGGATGTCCCAGTTTTCTTTCCTTGACTTTATCAGAGATGTGGGCAAGCATATCACTGTAAATTATATGATGGCCAAGGACAGTGTAAAAAGAAGATTGGAAGAGGGAAATGGACTTTCCTTTACTGAATTCTCTTATCAGTTGATCCAAGGCTATGACTTTTACCACCTGTGGAAAAATAAGAACTGTACCATGCAGCTAGGGGGATCTGATCAGTGGGGAAATATAGTCACCGGAACTGAACTGATCAGAAAAATGGATGGCGGCAGTGCTTTTGCCCTTACTGTTCCGTTAATTACCAAAGCTGATGGCTCCAAGTTTGGGAAAACCGAGGGAGGAAGCGTTTGGCTAGATCCTGAAAAAACTTCTCCTTATACTTTCTATCAGTTTTGGCTCAATGTTTCAGATGAGGATGCTGGAAAATACATCCGTATATTTACTACATTGGATAAAGCCACTATCGAGAGCTTGGAGAAGGAACACTTAGAAGCGCCACACTTAAGGATACTCCAAAAGGAAATCGCCAAGCAAATCACCATCATGGTCCATTCTGAAGCAGATTATGAAATGGCCGTTAAGGCTTCTTCAATTCTCTTTGGCAAATCTTCTACTGAAGACTTGGCATCCTTGGATGAAAGAACCTTCCTTCAAGTATTTGAGGGTGTTCCCCAGGTAGAAATAAGCCAATCGGCATTTGATAGCACCGAAGGTGTCTTGGATCTTTTGGGTGATAAATGTCAGGATGTGATCTTTAAATCAAAAGGTGAAGCCAGAAAAATGATTCAAGGAGGTGGTGTGAGCATCAATAAGATAAAACTGAATGATCCACAAGCGAACTTGGATGGATTGGAACTTTTACAAGGAAAATACTTACTGGTCCAAAAGGGTAAAAAGAACTACTTCATTATTAAGATAAATGGATAAGTCTTTAGGGGAGATATCTACATCTCCCCTATATAACTCTCCTTAAAATTCAATACTTTTTAAATCAATTTTACTTAAAAACACAAAATATAACCGCTTATTAATCTGAATGTTAAAAACATTCACCTACACTTTTTTAGATATATATTGCAATAAATATTTTCATAGGTTTTCTGTGTTTTTAAATAAAGTTCAATAACTTTAAACTTTATTTAAAAATCAGCCTATTCATATTTGCAATGGGAAAGTACGAAAGACAAAAGAAAGAAAAAGAGATTTTAGATTCAGCCATTGGACTTTTTGCCGAAAAAGGTTACCATAGTACCAAAATGGATGAAGTGGCCAAGAAAGCCAAAATGAGCAAAGGTCTTATATACTTTTATTATAAGAATAAGGAAGACCTGTACATGGCCGTGACCCGTAAGGCTTTTGAAGAATTGAAAGATGTTTTTAGGGAAGCCCAAAAAAGTAAGGGGAAATCGGGATCAGAAATGATTAATATCCTTGTAAGCAACTTTATAGATTTCACAGAAAACCATAAAATGTATCAGGATGCCATCCTGAATTTTATGGGGATAATGGACCAATACAATGATCCTGAAAAAAGGAAGCAAATCGACCCACTCATTATGGAAAGCCCCAATTTCACTGAATTGCTTGAAATCCAACATGATCCTGCCAAAATCGGCATTCAGATCATTTCCCATGGCGTAAGAGATGGGAGCATGAGACCGGATTTGCAGCCAGAGATCACCTTTTATACCGTATGGACCATGCTTTTGGGATTTGAGCGGCTTAGGGGCCCAATCAGTTATGAGAATAAAGAAATCAAGATCAGTAAAGAAAACTGGCAAAATGGATTCATTAAGTTGATCCAGGATATGTTAAAAGGGACTGTACAAGCCCAAAGACCAAAGGCTGTCCAAGGTTCCTTATTTTAAACTTTGAATTTCTAAATCTGATATATTCCTCATCAAAAGGCCTGCTTCAATGAAGTGGGCTTTTTGCATTTATTTACAAATGTCATTTACACACCTTTCTAATTGATTGTAAGGCTAATCCACAAATAGAATTTTTCTTAAAATAAACCTGTAATTTAAGACCAATTGGATTAGATTTTTTTAAATTAAATTGTTTTTTCAACAGCCCTTAAAAATATATAATCAATGGATTTATCATCATTATTTGCTTTAAATAACCAAGTAGCCGTCATTACCGGTGCCAGTAAAGGCATAGGACTCAGCATTGCCGAATTTTTTGCTGCAGCTGGTGCCAAAGTAGTCATCAGCAGCCGCAATCAACAGGCCTTGGATGAAGTAGCCACCAGACTCAATGACAAAGGCTATGATGTAATAGGCGTTGCTTGCAATGTAAGTCACCCGGATGAATTGGAATCACTGGTCAATAAGACCATAGAGGTTTATGGACAAATAGATATTTTGGTCAATAATGCTGGGATAAATCCGTTCTGTGGTCCAGTACATGAAACGAGCATGGAGCTTTTTGATAAAATCATGGCCGTTAATGTCAGGGCACCTTTTGAACTTTCCAAACTTTGCCTGCCCCATTTAAGAAAATCGTCCAATGCTTCCATCATTAATATCAGTTCCATTGGGGCCATCACTCCAGAACCGCAATTGGGGATTTACAGTGTGAGCAAATCTGCCCTGCACTCCCTTACTAAAGTTTGTGCAAAAGAATGGGGCAACCACAAAGTAAGGGTTAATGCCATTTGCCCAGGAGTGGTAAAAACCAAGTTCAGCCAGGTCCTTTGGTCAAATGATCAGGTGATGGACAATATCATGAAAAGATTGGCCATCAAAAGAATGGGCAAGGTGG is from Echinicola marina and encodes:
- the tyrS gene encoding tyrosine--tRNA ligase produces the protein MNNFIEELRWRGMVQDMTPELEEHLNKGITSAYLGFDPTADSLHIGHMVGVMTLLHFQRSGHKPIALVGGATGMIGDPSFKSAERNLLDKETLDHNISSIKKQLGKFLNFEEERENKAELVNNHDWMSQFSFLDFIRDVGKHITVNYMMAKDSVKRRLEEGNGLSFTEFSYQLIQGYDFYHLWKNKNCTMQLGGSDQWGNIVTGTELIRKMDGGSAFALTVPLITKADGSKFGKTEGGSVWLDPEKTSPYTFYQFWLNVSDEDAGKYIRIFTTLDKATIESLEKEHLEAPHLRILQKEIAKQITIMVHSEADYEMAVKASSILFGKSSTEDLASLDERTFLQVFEGVPQVEISQSAFDSTEGVLDLLGDKCQDVIFKSKGEARKMIQGGGVSINKIKLNDPQANLDGLELLQGKYLLVQKGKKNYFIIKING
- a CDS encoding SDR family NAD(P)-dependent oxidoreductase; this encodes MDLSSLFALNNQVAVITGASKGIGLSIAEFFAAAGAKVVISSRNQQALDEVATRLNDKGYDVIGVACNVSHPDELESLVNKTIEVYGQIDILVNNAGINPFCGPVHETSMELFDKIMAVNVRAPFELSKLCLPHLRKSSNASIINISSIGAITPEPQLGIYSVSKSALHSLTKVCAKEWGNHKVRVNAICPGVVKTKFSQVLWSNDQVMDNIMKRLAIKRMGKVEEIGALALFLASPAASYTTGSIFTVDGGYTS
- a CDS encoding TetR/AcrR family transcriptional regulator; protein product: MGKYERQKKEKEILDSAIGLFAEKGYHSTKMDEVAKKAKMSKGLIYFYYKNKEDLYMAVTRKAFEELKDVFREAQKSKGKSGSEMINILVSNFIDFTENHKMYQDAILNFMGIMDQYNDPEKRKQIDPLIMESPNFTELLEIQHDPAKIGIQIISHGVRDGSMRPDLQPEITFYTVWTMLLGFERLRGPISYENKEIKISKENWQNGFIKLIQDMLKGTVQAQRPKAVQGSLF
- a CDS encoding TolB-like translocation protein, yielding MFRLKKAFVFTIILLSTWTNNSLKAQGSYDLISLRSKKFLGKFSIVPGSAQKLTDRPGYDNQPYFINNEQVAFSSVSDEGVSDIILFSFDKDSFTNMTRTDTKSEFSPKLTDCGQYISAVTVEEDSSQRLWLYPINFGEPELLYDDIAPVAYYTWYNNIAAMSVLGEPNKLLYPLSRDNILSLAENTGRSIQKRPNTSEITYIDKSASVVLNGKSTFEIKSFDIEEKSSENYGTALADSEDFIWIDKNMMLMARGQDLFIKNVNKSQDWEKIAQVSLPGYGAISRLAISPKGDKLVLVMERLD